The window GCACTGCCGCATTGTGCTTGAATCTCGGCTTCTATGTGGATGGTGGAACGACGATAAAGGTCAGATGAAAGTGTGTATACAGATTTGTGAGCCAGGACACAGCCGCCGGTTCTTGATTGAGAGCCAACATGTGCGTCGAGCGTGTGTCATTTCTTGCTGCGTGCCCGCAGATTCGGAGACGTGCTGGCTACGGCTTTTGAGAGGCTGGGCCGGCCGGCTAGCCAGAAGCTAGTGTCTGGACATATTGAAACGTCAGCAAGCGAATAATCACGCATACCTCTCGTCATAACTAGCACTAGAAGAAGACGTCACATGACGCGAAGGCGATGTGTTCCATTGGATATAAGCCGAAGACCTTGGAAGCATGCAAAAGGGCCAAAGCtggaaggcggagaaacAAACGCACGTTCAGGTGATTGTTTGCTTCCTGTGATTTTCCTTCGGTATCTAATATGGTATCGCGTAGCCGCGTCTTGTACTTGCGTAAGCAGATGCTGTTTTGAGCTTCCATGAAACCGGAGCGTGTTACCGCGCAGACGTGGCAGCCATACCCTGGTGTGTATTACCTCGACGAGTTGCGAAAAATGGGTTTGGCAGAGGGAGTTTCCGTGGTTTTTAGGATACAAATGTCAGTCGTCGCGGATCCAACAGCGTTGCTGTTGTTGGCGGCGAGTGGAGAGAGGCCCTCTAGGAAGTCAGTCGCTTTTATGACACACAGGATACAAGCAGAGTCACAGCGTTTCCTCATCAgctcagagagagaagatgcCCGTCTAGCCCTGGCAGGAGAATGATACATAGCATCTCGCCGGCAGGCTCAGCGCTGGGGTGGTAAAGGTTCGGAGGGTCATAGCAAATATATCAGCACAGCAGCTGAGCTATAGCAGGTCATGTTCACTTCAAGCACGCCAACACACACTGCAGTTACCTCCACATGCCGCTGCTCCTCAGTGTGGAGTCTCAACGCTACTCACTGCACGAGCATAGGATCAATTCATCCTATTTCGTGGGGACAGCGCAGCCAACGAGTTACGCCATGTTTATCTCAACCCGTATGAAGACAGCGTAGCTGATAAACCATTGCGTTCTGTAGACACCGTAGCATAGTGTTCTTCACGCGTTGCTcgcttgcggcggcgcctgggaACAAGTATCTGGGCGGCCCAGAGAAGGCCGGCCTGTCAAGTATTCGAGGACATGGACTCAGAGTTTGGGAAAGTTCTTGCTCCACCACATTGAAAGCATACCCATATAACGAAGACGACAAAGTTGGGTGTGAGCGAATAATTATTGCAAGAAGTGTCGCTCACTCGCTCGAGCCAACTTGCGAGAGTGCATGCAGTTTCCGACAAAATGTGAGAGTCCGTCTCTGGTAGCCGGCCCATGTGCCCGGTGCGCTAACGATAGTGGTATTGATGGTGCACTAACGATTGTGGTATTGATTACCTTTTCTGTCACCCTCGTTCTCAGACAGAGAAGTCAATGCAGATACTGTACACTGATATATCCTTTGGATAGAGCGTAAATTGTCAACCAGAGTTTAGGTGTGACCGTTGCGGGCGAACGCTAGCTGCTAACTGGCGGCACGTCGTCGTCCTTAAGGTCGCGTCGACTGAGGCGCACTTCGCCGTCGTTTGCCGAACATCCGGTTGCAATTACCTCTACCGATGTCACAGTGAGTTCCCTGTAGTCTCCGACCGGACGGTGATAAAAGGCACGGAagtgttttctttttcgagTCGTCTATCATCAACTCTCCGCGTTAATAGCAGTGTGTCATGGCATTTTTAATGCGTTGTGGTGTATCGTGACTTCTGCTTTCACACGCGGACTTTTCGACACCCAAGCAAGGCGCCACAATTGAAGGATGGTTTGTATCCAGCACTGTTAGCGACACTGCAAGAGTCCCATCTCAATCCCGGAAGTGCGAAAGCACCGCTGGACGGAAGAAACGCATCTTTTTGGGCACAACGCGTTCTGCGTGTTCACTTCGTGTTTCCAGTTCGGTCTCGTTGGCATCTTTGTAATGCAGGCAGCTGGCTGGTCTGCGTGGGCTGGCTTCGAACGCCCTCCGAATCAACGGCGGCAGGTGCGGGTACGCGTGAGGTTGAGGGAGACATAACCGGGGGGGCGTCTTGCTTCTTTAAGCGCATGTTCGTGATACATATGGATGAGAACGCTGTTTCCTGCCCTACCTGGGGGTTTGCTAGAACTTGTATTGTCAATATAAACGAATTTTTTACACTGTCGAGGATCCTTGAGAACCAAAAAACAGGGTTTGGGGACGGAGATCAACGAGGTGATCGCCAACGTGGGTCTGACGTGTTAAGAAACCGATGGACCCAGACAAGCGAGATACAGCAGACTGTCTGCACCACAAGCTTGCACCAGCTAAGGTGGACTGAACATGTGGAGGTTGCGGGTTTCGTCTCAAGGCACAGCGAAAACTGTTTGCTCTTGGAAAATGGCATGCCGGCACACGCGGTGTAAGAGCAGTGTGTACCGCGACGGTCACAGCAGATGCAGGTGTGCGCACCTCACCACGCTCCTGTGAGACGGAAAACCGTACACCAAGCTCATGTGGCGGTCAATGGAAGAACCCCGAAGGAAGACGTATCCGCCAAGTGGGAGGGGTTCACGATAGCGTAACGGCGCTGGATATTCACTCTTTTGATGACACGTATTTGGTTGATGATGGGACTGGGGTGCTTCTGTGTAAAAGCAGTGGAACCGTGACAAGGACGCGGAATTCATGTTTCCTTGCTGAATCGTCCATTCTTCATCCTCGCCACGCGGTTGGTGATTTTGTCAGGATTTGTGGCCGCGTTTCTACGGCGAAAGCAGATTCAGAGCTTGGGGCTAAGGTGGTGATTCCTTTTCTGAGAGCCCAGAGTATTTTTGTGGAGCATGACGTTAACACTGAGTCCCTCTGGTTCGTGCAGGCGGGCTTGCAGCGCTGCGGGCTACCTAAACGTATCAGCGCGCACGACGATGAAGCCAAGTGGGTTCACAGACAAGGCAAAACAGTTTGAGACATGAATTGTTGTCTTCTGAATCGCGTATCGACGTTTCTATTCCAGGTGAAGGATGATGCGGGAGCTTTAGACGCGACATAACACGCGTACCTAGAAAATAAGGGTGCGGCTCCGGCCCTTTGTCAGCTTCTGCTGTTGTTTTTTTGAAATAAAGGATTTGTATTAGAGCTTCTTCCAACTTTTATCCAAGTATATACATCTAAACTATTAGGGTCAATTAACCTGATGAGGCCGAGAGATACGGCGGGCGCTCGTTCCTCGCCTGATGTGAACCGCCGTCTGTCACGGTGGAAGACGGCACCTAGCCAGAGAGCGGCTTTTCGTGTGTACATCAAGGGGAAGGGCAGAGCGAACCGCAACTTGAATCAGTCATCAACTTGAATCAGTCCTCCAAGCAAACAGGTTGCTCATCCCGTAGCTTAATTTGCAATACATATAACCCGGAAGGTGTCAGCGACGATTCTGTCGTAGATGTAATATATCCTCGCTATGTTTGTCACTACGTGAGATGGAAAATGGGGTGGGTTCAGCTGCGAAGAAAATCGACACCTTTGCTATGgtctttatgttcttaatgtTTAGGAAACGTTGGAATCGCCTATGCCACATTACGTTTACAGGCAGTTTTATTAAAGTAATTAGGACTGAGAACGAGTAGCGTGGCATGTCTGCAGTCGTACGGTAAAAAGTTGCTTGCCGCGAGGGAACTCAGCAAGCGTGACGTCCGATCGTTGCCCATGTATgaaaagagaggagaaaagggACTGGCAAACTAGTGAAGTCAACGTCAAAACCGTATCTGTACACCTTCGTATTTCGAGTGCACACGCTCACGTGATAAACTGCCGTTGGTCTCTACGGTCACCCGCTCAAATTGAAGGGGCTAGTCTAGGCACTGATCAGGCACTGAGAAGGCCACTCGAAAAATGTCAAGACTGCCCGGAGCCGCACCGTGGTTTAAGTCGGCATACGCTGTATCGCCTGCAACGCCGCCCTGGCAGGGGTTCGGCTACGAGCGGTACCTCCTGCTGGTAACATTCCTCCAGCAACACAAAGAGCACCGTGTTCCCTCCGTGGTGCGTCTTGCTTACTAGTAGCAGAAGAAAAGCTGTAGGGGGActgcagcgaggaagccTTGGCTAGTTCCACGATGGTATCTGTGCCACGAAGTATGGCAGCGTAGACCGCGTCATCGCCTTCGTCGTGTGGGCTTATCGCGGCATCACAAAGTGCATCAGACTCGTGGGAGAGGTTGAACGCCCCACAGAAACACATTGCTCTGAGTCTAACCTcccttcgcggcgacgaTAGATCAACAACCGGCAAGCCCCATGTAGGCGACTGGAGATGTATGTTTGTGCCGGTTGGCGGCGAGAAGCTGTGTTGTCCATGCTTCTTGGCACCGTCCGGGTGCTGTACATCATGTTCCAGATCTGGTAAAGAATGAACACTAGGGCTTCCcccagagaaaaaaaagcccTCAGCTGTCACGTCTAACGTGACTGTGCTTGAATCCTCAGCCACATATTGGTCGGAGTCCAGCCCGAAGGTGGCGAGAAAAATACTATCGTTAAGCACATTACTGTCGGCATCGAAGACCTCCAGAGCGTACGTCGCGTTTTCATCTTCTTGGTTGATGCCCAGATCACTGTGGAGTGCCTTTACTCCTTTACGAAGGGCAACACCTGAGACTGTATCGGGGGTATCTGGGCGGGCCGCGCTCTGTTCTGTTGTCAACAGATGCGGAATGCTTGGGGAGGCCCAACGTCGCTTATATATTTGTTCTCTTGATatgtcgcgcatgcgctccaCTTCCTCCCCATAAAGAATTCGGCGACCTCCTGGGCCTGTAGGCGTGTACCCTTGTGCTTGGGATAGTTCCTGTGAGCCTCCTAAGGTCTCGTTGAAAAAGTCAGGACCCGCCTGCGATGATGACTTAGCAGGTGAGATGACAAACGCCGAGTCCCATACGTGGTTCAACACCGGACTTGAGAACGACGCCAATCGAGAAACATATGTCTCGTAGGAGATTCGATCGGCAAAGGACGCGTCCGCAGCATGAGCAGCACCGCGTTCCTCGGTATAATCATCATGAGTAGGCCATCCCGGGCGGCCGACGTGCGCTGTGCAGTCGCAGCGACGTGGTGCAGATGCTGGGCCGACGAGCATGGAATCATCGAGCCGGTTCGGTGTAAATGGGCGCCTACTCTGGAGTCCCGGTGAACCGCTCCGGGATGTCGCACAGGGGCACCGGATCTCGTCATGCTCGGCGCGGTTCATGGGAATGGCCATGCTCAGTGTTCTTCGTGTCCCTTCGAACTCTCGTGATTGCCTGCGTAGCCGCGAGCCAGTCTCCTCAGTATCGAAAGGCAACCGGACTAGTCAAGTTAACCAACGGAACATACACTAGATAGACTAAACGCCGTGAGTTGACACGAAAGGCGTTTTGCGAAGCCGACGCATAAACAGCCTTGTCAGAGTCCTAGAAGTCGCGATGGGGATCAGGGACGATTAAAAATACATGGGGGGAGCGATACGAATGGTCAGAACAGAAGTAACGACGGAGACCAGTGCCTCGCTACTGCCCGGTAGCGGCCGTGACGCGCTGAATGCGAGCGTTTGTGTCTCGGGCCGAGCGTCAGAATTGCTTGTGAATCCCCGAAGTCTACGAGCACTGTGTGCATCACTTGGAGCGACACCCAGCTGTTCGAATTTCAATCTGCATATGTTGCCTCTTCCCATGGCGACTTAAGAGTTTCCCCGGTGGCGTATTTGCTCGTGTCCGCAGCCGGCAGGGCGCGGCAAGCGTGCGAGTACGGTTCCTGCTACCTTGAAGACCTACGTCTGCCGTGGCGATTATGCCACTTGTGGCTTTATCGAAAGAGTGTGCGTTTCTGCATTTGCACTCCTGGAGCTTATGTCTGTTAGCGCGCGCATTTGGTGGGTTGCGAGGCACACAAAGGATGTTGTGTTACACATTTTCTACAGCGCCTGACAAATCAGGAAGAAAACTTGACATACGGGACATGTCGCGTCAAGCCGCTTCCGTGCTGTACGGCCTACTAAATTAATCATCAGAGTGGAAACATAATAACATGTAGTGACGATTACTACCGCATAATCCTGTCTCGCGCTGGATACCTACGGCTTACTGACAGTACTTTGCAAACCGCGGTGCTCTTCGACCGCGTTTGCTTCTATGGTACAAGGCATCTTACAATAGTTTCCCAGTAGTTTCCGCTAGACATGAGCTTGCGTCTCCTGGATACTGACACCGAACTACGAGCTTTTggtgaggcgcgccgcgcatcgAAGAATACGTACAACCACAGCATCGGTGTATTACGAAAAAGCACTGCTCTTGTCTTTCTGTTTGGTGCATTTCCAATCTCTTCGTCATCGCCCGTGTGTTTTTCGTATTTTAGAGCTGTCCCTGTGGTGACGCTGCAGGGTGCGTGCAAAAGAGCGGATGCGCCTGCGATTGCACACAACGGTCACGCCTTCTGGCACATATAAGCATACATTTGTCTGCATCCAATATTTCAACACGATCCATCTTTATTGCATATCTGGCATTGCCGAAGAAGGTCTAAAGTGGCGTAGGACCGCGGCTCTGGGAACGAACCAATTTGATATCATAGCCGCACCCCCCTTTCCCATTCTCTCACTCCTCAGTACCACACAGTAACCATGAAAACTCGTTTGGGACTGTTACTGCCGCTGCTGTACGGCGGAGCACTGGCCGTTCCAAAAGGTATTGCCAAAAGTGATTTGCAGGTACGTAACAAAATGACGGTTCCCTTGTTAGGGAGCGTCGCCGAGCAGCGAAGGTACTAGAGCTTGGAGGCTATCCCTAGAAAACGCGCGCTAGCTTAAGCGGCTGccgacgcgaggcgagactCTTGAAGGGATGAACTCAAGAGTTCACAGTGACCTGCCGCTTGCACTGCCCTCCGCTTCAACTCACGGAGGGTGTCTGCTCTCTTGCGTCCTTCAGCCTGCGACAGATGCACCCTCTCCGTTTCGCTCGAGTAAGTGCTGATATGCATATTTATCAATGCTTCAGGACCCCAGACGACAACAAGAGGCATTGTAAGTGTGATTATGCAAAACTCTCCGCTCAGGCAACATCTGTACCGAGAATATACCTCGGTGGAATCTCGACGATCATTTCTCCACCTTGCGGCCAGGAGAGGGGAACACAATTGACGATACAATCCTGGACGCACTAGAGAATAGGGCAGCTTCGTTCGCCAAACAATATAAGGGATCCTTGAACGAATCTCTTGGGGAAGCGCTTGAAGAATATGAGCAAATCGACGAGGAGCTCGACAAGGTTGTCTTGTACTGGAGCCTTAAGACCAGCCAAAATGTAACTGATGACCAACTGAGACGCGAAAGAAGCAATGTCGACACCAGAGTGAGCAGGTAAGCGCTCTCAGGGACGGTCTGCACTCGCCATACTTCAAAGGCTTGCAGGGAGTCTCGCAGATACGCTTGTAAATATTTCTagctttttctcctctctctacCTAACGTACATACACGCGGAAGGAGGAGCGGAAACAAACTTCTGGGGTCATATCGGCAACCCTGATGTCAAACTGTGGCTCGATAATGAATATTTTGCGGGCACTCTGCGTGGTTCAAAGGTTTTCATACCATATAGGGCACGCAAGGAAAAAGTGGAACAGAATACACATCTTGATACTATAGCTTCCACTCGCGGTCACCGCTTCGAGACGAGCAGCCTAAGCGCGGCGCGAGTTAGGGTGTGTGGTGCCCCGACCGTGCATGTGGTTAAGCGTGACCGTCCATATCAAGTCCCTAATCTGTTGCTGTTTGGATCGCAGACTGCGTGCAGATTACTTAACTTTCCTTCCTCACGAAATTGCACACATGACACCCGAGGCGTTACAGCACCTGGTAGACATATATGAGCGACTCCGCCGTTATCGATCGTTTGTTGACAAACTCCGCGTACGGGGGAAGTTCATGCTGGGCGAGCCGATTGAGAAGGCGCTCAACATCCGTGCGCCGTGGACTTCCCCAAGCATTGCCGTGAAAGCCTACCGGAAGCAGCTCAGCTCAGCCACTTTCCGTGTCAATGGCGACTCAGAAGCTCTTTCCTTCGCACGAATAAAAGCactgctgcgcagcgaagacCAGGAcacacgacgacgcgcgcaaCAAGCTATCAAAGAGTGAGTTCGCGTACGCAGCAGTGGGGGCTACTAGCATTCTGTCAGCCCCCCATTCCCACCATACAGCGCCTCAAAGTCATTAATCGAGTTACCACTCACATGTCACCCTCCAGGCCTTTTCTTGATTTTTCATGCTTGACAATGAGGTACATTTTATATGGCGGTGCTCGGCACGATGACAGGCGGCCGCTGGTAATTGGGTACTAGAAGTTTCATGAGGGGAGGCCATTTGTTGTGTAGCGGACAAGCACATGGGGAGGCCTCGCGTCGAGGCGACGCTTGTGTAGCTTTTCGACCGCCAAGTTGACTTAAATTCTTAGCATTGCGCAGGCAGCCACTAGTGGTACGGCGAGCACATCAGCGCAGCAGATCCGAGCTGAGAGCGTCACTCAAAGCCTTGACTCTCTCCAATGGCCATTTGCAGCGGGCTGGTGGAGAACCGCATCGATAAATTCGCTGCCCTGGCTCTGAACATGGTAGTCGGCAGTTGGTGCGTCGAGACTCGCGAGAGAGGCTACCGGGTATGGGCTTTGTTTGGAGATGCTGATGAGCAGAAATTGGGGAGGATGAATGCGAAGCTGCATGAGCGCGTCGGCCGAGGACACTCAGGAGCAGCTCTGCGTGCGTAGACGaatcccgccgccgccgtctttGCCCTAGTTCTTTTGCTCGCGAACATATCTTCTCCACTTTGGAATGCGAATGTCCATTTTCTGATAATCCACGTATCAGGGGCGTTCCTGTCTTCCGTGTTAATATAAAACGTCCGATTTTACATATCTTTTCTGAACATGAACGCATTGAAAGCCACGAAGGGGTTTAGGGGGCGATCGACTGCGTGCGTGTATACTCATCAGTCACCTCGTTCCCGGCGAAATGAGTTGAATAGGGTCTCCGACGACATTGTGGACGCTCTAATAGCTGCAGTAAAGACGGACGGCGTCGAGCTTGCGAGGAGAGCGATGCTCTTGAAGAAGCGGC is drawn from Besnoitia besnoiti strain Bb-Ger1 chromosome VI, whole genome shotgun sequence and contains these coding sequences:
- a CDS encoding peptidase family M3 protein (encoded by transcript BESB_069380), coding for MKTRLGLLLPLLYGGALAVPKGIAKSDLQPATDAPSPFRSSNICTENIPRWNLDDHFSTLRPGEGNTIDDTILDALENRAASFAKQYKGSLNESLGEALEEYEQIDEELDKVVLYWSLKTSQNVTDDQLRRERSNVDTRVSRLRADYLTFLPHEIAHMTPEALQHLVDIYERLRRYRSFVDKLRVRGKFMLGEPIEKALNIRAPWTSPSIAVKAYRKQLSSATFRVNGDSEALSFARIKALLRSEDQDTRRRAQQAIKDGLVENRIDKFAALALNMVVGSWCVETRERGYRSPRSRRNELNRVSDDIVDALIAAVKTDGVELARRAMLLKKRLLIKTDQIRTFSFVDRLAPVMFNNDSMTDADAYLPWCSAVAIVKEGYASFSPVFVRLFEKLLDEKRIDAAPEDGKQTGAFCSGGTPSTGPFILLSHTGVKANAQTLAHEAGHAIHFMLAYPHGNLQYHPSLPLAETASIMGETIVFYHLLEKTKSPHETLQMLLEHVDSLVGTIIRQISFDRFEELVHEARFSGLVADEDFDRYWLQSTKEFFGDEGDIFDDYVGIEKDWSSVHHFTKAPFYVYSYALADLLVGSLLVARAQSNPRDFEKKIIAFLEAGDTANLDAALRPFGLDPTTPSFWKEALEMRLGSAIEKAESLSASLGYN